The Ignavibacteriales bacterium nucleotide sequence GGAAGTTTCAAAATTTACCCGGAAAGATTTTGGGAAAGTCCTGTAAGTTTTGGAGAAACCCGCAACAAGTTATTACTAATCCAGAATAATTCTAGGAATGTCCGGAAAGATTTTATGTAAGGTTTAAAAAAAATATTTACGCTTATGATGGAGGGTAGTGAAGATCAGGATCAAGAGTAGATATGTTTAAAAGAGACGAAAATATAATTGTAACAATAAAAATAAAATCATAGATTGAAAAGAGATAATAACCAAATGAGTATATATCATAAGTGATTTTAATTTTTTTAGTGTTGACCGTTTTCATGATCGTACCAGAAGCCCGCTTCAATAAGTAGTTGGGAAGGTTAGTTTGAGTAAGAGTACGGCAACATAGTAATATTTTAATTTTACTTCTTGCAGTCCCTATTATTGGTTCACATAATAATTTTCAAAGGGAACTGTTTATAACAGAATGAATCATTTATATTTTACTTTACTAAATATATTTTGCCCAGAAGGAGGAAGAGATGAGCTAACAGAAAGCCTTCCTAATGTTTATCTCTTTCTCAAATATTTATAAAAAGGATGCTATAAATTATATTATTCCTAGACTTGATATTTAACATAACAGAGCATGATCAAGATTCTTCCATAAAAACTGCGAAGGTGAGTGATTCAAATAATTCAACCCGGTAAGAGATTCTTTTTCAAATTCATTTCTTTATATTTATTTGTAAAAAGAGATATGCTAATGAAAAAATCTGTTTCGGAGACACGTAAATACCGGTTAGATATGAATGAGAAAATTCTAAACTCGGGCTTCCGCGATTATAATAAATTCTTTGCTCTTGATAACAAAGCTTACTTAGCTGGCGCCCTACCAGCAAAGATGAAAGAGTTGATGGGACTTGTTGGCTCGATGGTACTTAGGTGTAACGATTGCATTTTCTACCATATCGATAGATCGGTTCAGGAAGGTGCAACAAGAGAAGAATTGTACGAATCTTTTAACATTGCTCTAATTGTTGGCGGTTCCATTGTAATTCCACACCTCCGTTATGCAATGGAAGTTCTGGATGAATTATTATCTGAAAAAGAATAAAGAGAAAATTATAGATGGAAAAAACACTTCTAATTCCAAAACAAATTGTTACTGCAAATCCTGAAAATGAAATTTTAAGAAACTTTGCGGTTGAGATTGATGGAAATGTGATTACAAGAATCGCGAGCCTTTCCGAAATAGATACAGGTAATTATGATGGATTAATACTTCATTATCCTTCATTAACATTAATACCCGGTTTTGTGCAAACTCATATTCATCTTTGCCAAACACTTTTCCGTGGTTGTGCTGATGATCTGGAATTGCTTGATTGGCTTCAGAAAAAAATATTCCCGTTTGAGAATGCTCACGATGAAAATTCGCTTAGAATGTCGGCTAAGATCGGCATCAACGAATTAATAACCGGAGGAACTACAACAATTTTAGATATGGGAACCATCAATCACCAGGAAATAATTTTTGAAGAATTGATTACTTCCGGTATACGCGCTATTGCCGGTAAATGTATGGTGGATATAAATGATCTCCTCCCGGAATTCAGAGAATCAACTGAAGACTCGATTAGAACATCTTACGATTTAGCAAAACAATTTCATGATAAGGAGAATGGCAGAATAAAATACGGATTTGCGCCGCGCTTTGTTCTTTCCTGCACAGAAAAACTTTTAAAGGAAACTGCTTTGATGGCAGAGGAATTTGTAGGAAGCATTTACCACACACACTCTTCAGAGAATAAAAGTGAAATAGAGGAAGTTAGAAGATTGCATTCAAAGGAAAATATAGAGTACTTTAATCATCTTGGAATTCTTAATAACTGGACTATACTTGCACATTGCGTTCACACAAGCGAAAATGAAATTGAAATATTAAAAAGAACCGATACTCGAATTGCTCATTGTCCATCTTCCAATCTTAAGTTGGGTTCTGGTATTGCTAACATTCCGCGATATATTAAGGAAGGGATAAAAGTTTCTCTTGGTGCGGATGGTGCTCCCTGCAATAATAATTTAAGTGCGTTTACAGAAATGCGGCTGGCAGCTTTAATCCAAAAACCTTTTCACTCACCAACAGTAATGAATGCACAGAATGTATTTCGACTGGCTACAATTGACGGAGCAAAAGCTCTTAATCTTGATAATGATATTGGCAGTATTGAAGTTGGGAAGAAAGCGGATTTGGTTATGTTAAATTTGGAATCACCAAATCTTTCTTTATCCGAAGAGGACAATTCAATTTATTCGAACATTGTTTATTCCTGCACTAAAGAATCCGTAAGAGAAGTTATAATTGATGGTGAATGGAATGTTAAATCAGGAAGATCATTATTATATGATGAAACCGAGTTGTATTTTGAAGGGCAACAGGAATTAAAAAATCTGCTTAAAAGAATTTAAAGGAAAGCAATTTTGAAAGAATTAGTTTTTGCATCCAGCAATCCAGGAAAAATTATAGAAGTAAGAAAAATTTTTGATGGAGGTGATTTCCATATTATTTCTCTGCTCGATTTGAATGATGTTCCTGAAATTGTTGAAGATGGACTTACATTTGAAGAAAATGCCAAAAAGAAAGCAACCATAATTTATGAAAAGTATATGCTGCCTACCATAGCAGATGATTCTGGATTGGTAGTAGAGCAGCTTAATGGAGCACCCGGAGTAATTTCTGCAAGGTATTCTTACGAAGGCTGCACCTACGATGAAAATAACAAGAAACTATTAAAAGAACTTTCTATGTTTTCACCTCCGCACAAAGCTAAATTTGTTTGTTGTGCGGTTTATATCGATGAAAAAAAATATTATTCAGCTCTTGGCGAAGTTAAGGGTATAATTATTAATGAAGCGAGAGGTAAATTGGGTTTTGGCTACGATCCAATTTTTTTACCGGATGGTTATGATAAAACTTTGGCAGAATTGAATCTGGACGAAAAGAATAAAATCAGCCACCGTGCAAAAGCATTTAAAAAATTAAGCAAGTTGGTTTTTAATTTATAATGAAATCGATAAAACTACAATTGAAGTTATTTCTGATATTTCTTTTATCAATACATTTTATTTCTTGCAGTAAAAAGTCCAACCCTGCTGATACTAATTTAAATAATCAAGATTCTGCTCTGCAATATTATCCAGGCAACGGCGGAAGTAAATTTAATTATGCGGTTGAAACGGTTACTCAAGCTGGTATATCTTTTATGGGTTCAAGAATGGTTTCCTTTACTGGCTTGCAAAAAGTTAACAATACGGAATACTTTGTTCAATTAAATTCTACAAAACTCAGATTGGATACTGTGAAAACAAACGCATTTTTTAGACGAACTAATGCTGGCGTTTATTTTTTTCTTGATACCACTGGAGTTTATAAATATTACCAGGCTACACCAGGTTCTTCAGCTTCTATGGACTTTGACAGAGAATTAATTGTTTATTCACGTTACCTGGATCAGAGCGCATCCTGGAAAGTGTACAAAATTGGATTGAACTTTACAGATTTGGCATCGTATAATATTATTGAT carries:
- a CDS encoding carboxymuconolactone decarboxylase family protein; the encoded protein is MKKSVSETRKYRLDMNEKILNSGFRDYNKFFALDNKAYLAGALPAKMKELMGLVGSMVLRCNDCIFYHIDRSVQEGATREELYESFNIALIVGGSIVIPHLRYAMEVLDELLSEKE
- a CDS encoding 5'-deoxyadenosine deaminase, with the protein product MEKTLLIPKQIVTANPENEILRNFAVEIDGNVITRIASLSEIDTGNYDGLILHYPSLTLIPGFVQTHIHLCQTLFRGCADDLELLDWLQKKIFPFENAHDENSLRMSAKIGINELITGGTTTILDMGTINHQEIIFEELITSGIRAIAGKCMVDINDLLPEFRESTEDSIRTSYDLAKQFHDKENGRIKYGFAPRFVLSCTEKLLKETALMAEEFVGSIYHTHSSENKSEIEEVRRLHSKENIEYFNHLGILNNWTILAHCVHTSENEIEILKRTDTRIAHCPSSNLKLGSGIANIPRYIKEGIKVSLGADGAPCNNNLSAFTEMRLAALIQKPFHSPTVMNAQNVFRLATIDGAKALNLDNDIGSIEVGKKADLVMLNLESPNLSLSEEDNSIYSNIVYSCTKESVREVIIDGEWNVKSGRSLLYDETELYFEGQQELKNLLKRI
- the rdgB gene encoding RdgB/HAM1 family non-canonical purine NTP pyrophosphatase; the encoded protein is MKELVFASSNPGKIIEVRKIFDGGDFHIISLLDLNDVPEIVEDGLTFEENAKKKATIIYEKYMLPTIADDSGLVVEQLNGAPGVISARYSYEGCTYDENNKKLLKELSMFSPPHKAKFVCCAVYIDEKKYYSALGEVKGIIINEARGKLGFGYDPIFLPDGYDKTLAELNLDEKNKISHRAKAFKKLSKLVFNL